One window of Quercus robur chromosome 5, dhQueRobu3.1, whole genome shotgun sequence genomic DNA carries:
- the LOC126727103 gene encoding calcium-dependent protein kinase 21-like has translation MGCCSSKRKSPNPDVINGYGSNVQNYLAQPAFVSHNKVSAPQTQTTQPRHHHHHHHHHQQQQQQQQQQQQQQSYHQIKPQPPNPSSAKPAPKNIIAMQKPDSILGRPFDDIKEYYTLGKELGRGQFGITYLCTENSTGRTYACKSILKRKLVSKSDRDDMKREVQIMQHMSGQPNIVEFRGAYEDRYSVHLVMELCAGGELFDRIIAQGQYSEKAASGICRAIVNVVNVCHFMGVMHRDLKPENFLLSTKDEGAMLKATDFGLSVFIEEGKVYHDIVGSAYYVAPEVLQRNYGKEIDIWSAGVILYILLSGVPPFWAENEKGIFDAVLQGELDFKSEPWPLISESAKDLIRKMLTKDPKKRITAAQVLEHPWIKGGQASDKPIDGAVLLRMKQFRAMNKLKKLALKVIAQSLSEEEIKGLKAMFINMDTDNSGTITYEELKTGLARMGSRLSEVEVKQLMEAADVDGDGTIDYIEFISATMHRHRLERDDHLYKAFQYFDKDSSGYITRDELEAAMKEYGMGDEASIKEIISEVDTDNDGRINYEEFSTMMRSGMPQPAKLY, from the exons ATGGGTTGCTGTTCTAGCAAGAGAAAGTCTCCAAACCCAGATGTAATCAATGGGTATGGATCAAATGTCCAAAATTACCTAGCCCAACCAGCTTTTGTGTCTCATAATAAAGTCTCAGCCCCTCAAACTCAAACCACACAACCTaggcaccaccaccaccaccaccaccaccatcaacaacagcaacagcaacagcaacagcaacagcaacagcaatCATATCATCAGATAAAGCCACAGCCACCAAATCCTAGTTCAGCAAAACCTGCACCCAAAAACATTATAGCTATGCAGAAACCAGACTCCATTCTAGGCAGGCCCTTTGATGACATTAAAGAGTACTATACACTTGGAAAAGAACTGGGTAGAGGTCAATTTGGCATCACATATTTGTGCACTGAGAACTCAACTGGTCGTACTTATGCCTGCAAATCCATTCTGAAACGTAAGCTTGTGTCCAAGAGCGATAGGGATGATATGAAGAGAGAGGTTCAGATTATGCAGCACATGTCTGGTCAGCCAAACATTGTGGAATTCAGGGGTGCTTATGAGGATAGGTACTCTGTGCACCTTGTGATGGAGCTTTGTGCTGGGGGTGAGCTTTTTGATAGGATAATAGCACAAGGCCAGTATTCTGAGAAGGCTGCCTCAGGTATTTGTAGGGCCATTGTTAATGTGGTCAATGTTTGCCATTTCATGGGTGTGATGCATCGTGATCTTAAGCCTGAGAATTTCTTGCTGTCTACTAAGGATGAAGGGGCTATGTTGAAAGCAACCGATTTTGGGTTGTCCGTCTTCATTGAGGAAG GAAAGGTGTATCATGATATAGTAGGCAGTGCTTATTATGTTGCTCCTGAAGTATTGCAGCGTAATTATGGAAAGGAAATAGATATTTGGAGTGCTGGAGTTATCTTGTACATTCTTCTTAGTGGTGTACCTCCATTTTGGGCAG AAAATGAAAAGGGAATATTTGATGCTGTACTGCAAGGAGAACTTGACTTTAAAAGTGAACCATGGCCGTTGATTTCAGAGAGTGCAAAAGATCTAATCAGGAAGATGCTGACAAAGGACCCAAAAAAGCGAATCACTGCCGCACAAGTTCTTG AGCATCCATGGATTAAAGGTGGGCAAGCATCAGACAAGCCAATAGATGGTGCAGTGCTCTTGAGAATGAAGCAATTTAGGGCAATGAATAAGCTCAAGAAACTGGCACTAAAG GTCATAGCACAAAGTCTATctgaagaagaaattaaaggtCTCAAAGCAATGTTCATAAACATGGACACTGACAACAGTGGTACAATCACTTACGAAGAACTGAAGACAGGTTTGGCTCGGATGGGTTCACGACTGTCAGAGGTAGAAGTCAAGCAACTCATGGAAGCT GCTGATGTAGATGGAGATGGAACGATTGACTACATTGAATTTATCTCTGCTACAATGCATAGACACAGACTAGAAAGAGATGATCACCTATACAAAGCATTTCAGTATTTTGATAAGGATAGCAGTGG GTATATTACGAGAGATGAGTTAGAGGCAGCTATGAAGGAGTACGGAATGGGTGATGAAGCAAGCATCAAAGAAATTATTTCTGAGGTGGATACAGATAAT GATGGGAGGATCAACTATGAGGAGTTTTCCACGATGATGAGAAGTGGAATGCCACAGCCAGCCAAACTATATTAG